One Streptomyces sp. P9-A2 DNA window includes the following coding sequences:
- a CDS encoding VOC family protein, whose product MATRLVQINMKARDDSVLGRFWAEALGWGVDSEAPGVTNLEPVGFAYPDPVAVCIDIIARPEPKTVKNRVHLDLATTSTTHQAELVARLKDLGATPADVGQGDVPWTVMADPEGNEFCVLEPRPVYRDTGPIAAVVVDCTDPRAMARFWGEAMDWTLHEVADDHATMRSAQGVGPYLEFLRTPDTKSVWNRVHLDVRPYPGDDLGAEEARLRALGATDPGIDQSAFPWTVLADPEGNEFCLLTPR is encoded by the coding sequence ATGGCAACGAGACTCGTGCAGATCAACATGAAGGCCCGGGACGACTCCGTGCTCGGCCGGTTCTGGGCGGAGGCACTCGGGTGGGGTGTCGACAGCGAGGCGCCCGGTGTGACCAACCTCGAACCCGTGGGCTTCGCCTACCCCGACCCCGTGGCCGTCTGCATCGACATCATCGCCCGCCCGGAACCGAAAACGGTGAAGAACCGGGTGCACCTTGATCTGGCCACCACCTCGACCACCCATCAGGCGGAGCTGGTCGCGCGCCTGAAGGACCTCGGCGCGACGCCCGCCGACGTGGGTCAGGGCGACGTCCCCTGGACGGTCATGGCCGACCCGGAGGGCAACGAGTTCTGTGTCCTGGAGCCCCGCCCGGTCTACCGGGACACCGGGCCGATCGCCGCGGTGGTGGTCGACTGCACCGACCCGCGGGCGATGGCCCGGTTCTGGGGCGAGGCGATGGACTGGACGCTGCACGAGGTCGCCGACGACCACGCGACCATGCGCTCCGCCCAGGGCGTCGGCCCCTACCTGGAGTTCCTCCGCACCCCCGACACCAAGAGCGTGTGGAACCGCGTCCACCTCGACGTCCGCCCCTACCCCGGTGACGACCTGGGAGCAGAGGAAGCCCGGCTGCGCGCCCTGGGCGCCACCGACCCCGGTATCGACCAGTCCGCGTTCCCCTGGACGGTTCTGGCCGACCCGGAGGGCAACGAGTTCTGCCTCCTCACGCCTCGCTGA
- a CDS encoding GNAT family N-acetyltransferase, whose protein sequence is MTDPVIRALTASDARLFDALPDPLGAREGHRRTRFRPDWKRVALRAAAEARFAAARAAGYELLVERFLYRWTPKRGLPERPGRLRFSAEPDDTVFFDALRRIHSVTLDAHALRAVEEGGLDQAAQEELDFFHWCPSPREWWQIAYTPEGDLAGIHIPAHNPSGPTIGFIGVVPEQRGHGYAYDLLAECTHLLVEEGAEFIGGGTDRGNFPMAANFAKAGFPVVSERINFHPARRAA, encoded by the coding sequence ATGACCGATCCGGTCATCCGCGCGCTCACCGCGAGCGACGCCCGTCTCTTCGACGCACTCCCCGACCCACTGGGCGCCCGTGAAGGCCATCGGCGTACCCGGTTCCGCCCCGACTGGAAGCGCGTCGCCCTGCGCGCCGCCGCCGAGGCACGGTTCGCCGCCGCACGAGCCGCCGGGTACGAACTCCTGGTGGAACGCTTCCTGTACCGCTGGACCCCAAAGCGAGGTCTGCCCGAGCGGCCCGGACGCCTGCGCTTCAGCGCCGAACCCGACGACACCGTGTTCTTCGACGCGTTGCGCCGAATCCACTCCGTCACCCTGGACGCCCACGCGCTCAGGGCCGTCGAGGAGGGCGGCCTCGACCAGGCCGCCCAGGAGGAACTCGACTTCTTCCACTGGTGCCCCTCCCCACGGGAGTGGTGGCAGATCGCGTACACGCCGGAGGGCGACCTGGCCGGCATCCACATCCCGGCCCACAACCCTTCCGGCCCGACCATCGGCTTCATCGGAGTCGTCCCGGAACAGCGTGGTCACGGCTACGCCTACGACCTCCTCGCGGAGTGCACCCACCTCCTCGTCGAGGAGGGTGCGGAGTTCATCGGCGGAGGGACCGACCGGGGCAACTTCCCCATGGCCGCGAACTTCGCCAAGGCCGGCTTCCCCGTCGTCAGCGAACGCATCAACTTCCACCCGGCGCGCCGAGCTGCCTAG
- a CDS encoding ATP-binding protein, with amino-acid sequence MPYEPGTVWQYEVPTTSSTHLPPDAGYGKALTNQGYGFEVAIADLIDNSIDAGADKIVVHFLRDAKRILTLLVIDNGKGMDDADLDAAMTVGRRRDYGESALGMYGTGLKAASLSHAASLTVVSRTKRSRTAGRRLTAEGLEDGFRCDTVDPRYAQELVDRYDGVIEWHGTIVRWDQVRAFETVTAGQSDHYLSKSIARLETHLGLYLHRFLQNGLKLDIAVWDVSSGEGALGEEVDHIAVQALDPFGYKVPGKPRYPRTFTAPVEGLGDVELTAHIWPAKSKQAGFRQIGPLADRQGFYFYRNDRLVQAGGWNGLRNPEGHLALARVAVDLPPRENSVLSLDVKKESVTVTPAFTLGVENAVDASGNTFHGYLSDAEATYREGAKRTEIVRKPVTLPGKGIDPKIKRVVKEELPEKPGEEPISFTWASLPSGKFFDLDRENNTVLLNRAFRSDFNDGRRGGSNDAPVTKTLLYLLLEDCFGLGRWERGRQDRVDYWNTILLAAAGTHRDRRVQATD; translated from the coding sequence ATGCCTTACGAGCCCGGCACCGTCTGGCAGTACGAGGTCCCCACGACCAGTAGCACCCACCTGCCACCGGATGCCGGCTACGGCAAGGCTCTGACCAATCAGGGGTACGGCTTCGAGGTCGCCATAGCCGACCTGATCGACAACTCGATCGATGCCGGCGCCGACAAGATCGTCGTGCACTTCCTGCGGGACGCCAAGCGCATCCTCACCCTGCTGGTGATTGACAACGGCAAGGGCATGGACGATGCCGACCTGGACGCCGCCATGACCGTGGGGCGGCGCCGCGACTACGGCGAGAGTGCCCTCGGCATGTACGGCACGGGCTTGAAAGCCGCTTCGCTGTCCCACGCGGCGTCCCTGACAGTGGTCAGCCGTACCAAGCGCAGCCGGACCGCAGGACGCCGTCTCACCGCGGAGGGCCTCGAGGACGGCTTCCGTTGCGACACCGTCGATCCGCGCTACGCGCAGGAACTCGTCGACCGCTATGACGGCGTCATCGAGTGGCACGGCACGATCGTGCGCTGGGATCAGGTGCGGGCCTTCGAAACGGTGACCGCAGGCCAGAGCGACCACTACCTGTCCAAGTCGATCGCCCGCCTGGAAACGCACCTCGGTCTCTACCTGCACAGGTTTCTCCAGAACGGCCTCAAGCTCGACATCGCCGTGTGGGACGTCAGCAGTGGCGAAGGGGCACTCGGCGAGGAAGTCGACCACATCGCCGTCCAGGCGCTGGACCCCTTCGGTTACAAGGTCCCGGGGAAGCCGCGCTACCCCCGTACGTTCACGGCCCCCGTGGAGGGCTTGGGGGACGTCGAACTGACCGCGCACATCTGGCCCGCCAAGTCGAAGCAGGCCGGGTTCCGGCAGATCGGACCTCTCGCCGACCGTCAGGGCTTCTACTTCTACCGCAACGACCGTCTTGTCCAAGCCGGCGGCTGGAACGGTCTTCGCAACCCTGAAGGGCACCTCGCTCTTGCCCGCGTGGCCGTCGACCTTCCGCCCCGTGAGAACAGCGTCCTGAGCCTTGACGTGAAGAAGGAGAGCGTCACCGTCACGCCTGCCTTCACTCTCGGCGTCGAGAATGCCGTGGACGCCTCCGGGAACACCTTTCACGGGTACCTCAGCGACGCCGAGGCCACCTACCGGGAGGGCGCGAAGCGCACGGAGATCGTCCGCAAGCCCGTGACGCTCCCGGGTAAGGGGATAGACCCGAAGATCAAGCGGGTCGTCAAGGAGGAGCTGCCCGAGAAGCCGGGGGAAGAGCCCATCTCGTTCACCTGGGCCTCACTTCCCAGTGGCAAGTTCTTCGACCTTGACCGTGAGAACAACACCGTCCTCCTCAACAGGGCTTTCCGCAGCGACTTCAACGACGGCCGTCGCGGCGGAAGCAACGACGCCCCCGTCACGAAGACCTTGTTGTACTTGCTGCTCGAGGACTGCTTCGGTCTCGGACGCTGGGAGCGTGGCCGCCAGGACCGAGTGGACTACTGGAACACCATCCTTCTGGCAGCGGCGGGTACGCACCGCGACCGCCGTGTCCAGGCGACCGACTGA
- a CDS encoding Z1 domain-containing protein, whose protein sequence is MTHTSSGVLLDIHTSALAGMGSMPRHFERWAALAADDSYPEADLGEELLRSLFISGDDALTALWDRHLTAWDFAENPQWGAGSPARTDERRAVVYERLRFGSELRKVLDEAIPVAKVPGATVITREFTPWYTPERAAARSFYWTAYEQKLRDKGWPETAIAGLDQASRAVVERLADPEQPAARQAKGLVVGYVQSGKTANFTGVAAKAIDAGYRLVIVLGGTLNLLRAQTQRRLDMELIGQENILRGADVTDVDSLVGVDYVGDDEGWPEFVRHGGRPSTLGAFDVERLTTRDNDYKSLAQGIRALEFEKRAPTRPLHDSANLHHTAARILVVKKNKAVLTKLVKDLKQIHGILGELPTLIIDDESDQASVNTSDPKKWERGSTERTAINGLISKLLGLLPRAQYIGYTATPFANVFIDPGDEEDIFPRDFLISLPRPTGYMGVQDFHDLDGIDDGEGGAEQRHVRGIHDSTGDRLQEALDAFVLTGALKCYRVAHGVSSESFRHHTMLVHESVRMAEHTELALRINTMWHNAAYTHSEGHARLAHLFEKDFRPHADGAALPTPATYDELKPHLKEARHLINKGGGPVIVVNGDSERDYTQPDLDFDRTPNVWKILVGGTKLSRGFTVAGLTITYYRRTTQQADTLMQMGRWFGFRHGYRDLVRLYIGREETLGRGRNAKTVDLYEAFEAICRDEELFRAELARYAPLVNGRPQVTPAQIPPLVAQHLPWVKPSARNKMFNAQLVEVRSPGVWEEPTAYPEDPDALRHNTECWAPVLGALSHAPVSLGLDGGPQYDARVGTVSHQDLLTVLCDLRWSAPAQFSPHLEFLLDAGQESGTIDDWFVIAPMQTSVRRSEVRILGHGPFSLARRKRRRGSLFGAIRDPKHVAAAKRLAGASNLTGNATVEQHVRPRRGALVLYPVMESEPRILSDGSVDPRDLIMAFAFVAPPSTARGDRALVRFRAIDSTRAEAAIIDCDDMGS, encoded by the coding sequence ATGACCCACACTTCGTCCGGCGTGCTCCTCGACATCCACACCTCCGCGCTGGCCGGGATGGGCAGCATGCCACGTCACTTCGAACGCTGGGCAGCGCTTGCCGCGGACGATTCCTACCCTGAAGCGGACCTGGGCGAGGAGTTGCTCCGCTCCCTTTTCATCAGTGGTGACGACGCACTGACCGCTCTGTGGGACCGCCACCTGACCGCCTGGGACTTCGCGGAGAACCCGCAATGGGGAGCGGGCTCCCCGGCGCGCACCGACGAACGGCGCGCAGTGGTCTACGAACGGCTCCGGTTCGGAAGTGAACTGCGCAAGGTCCTGGACGAGGCCATACCCGTGGCGAAGGTGCCCGGCGCGACGGTGATCACCCGGGAGTTCACCCCGTGGTACACCCCTGAACGCGCGGCGGCCAGGTCCTTCTACTGGACGGCGTACGAGCAGAAGCTCCGCGACAAGGGCTGGCCCGAGACCGCCATCGCCGGCCTCGACCAGGCGAGCCGGGCAGTCGTCGAGCGCCTCGCCGACCCCGAACAACCGGCGGCCCGCCAGGCGAAGGGCCTGGTCGTCGGCTATGTCCAGTCCGGCAAAACAGCGAACTTCACCGGCGTGGCCGCCAAGGCCATCGATGCCGGATACCGCCTCGTCATCGTCCTGGGGGGCACTCTCAACCTGCTCCGCGCCCAGACCCAGAGGCGCCTCGACATGGAGTTGATCGGCCAGGAGAACATCCTGCGGGGCGCGGATGTCACAGATGTGGACTCCCTGGTCGGCGTGGACTACGTGGGTGACGACGAGGGCTGGCCGGAGTTCGTCCGGCACGGCGGCCGCCCTTCCACGCTCGGTGCGTTCGACGTCGAGCGCCTGACCACACGCGACAACGACTACAAGAGCCTGGCCCAGGGCATCCGGGCCCTGGAGTTCGAGAAGCGCGCCCCCACCCGGCCGCTGCATGACTCGGCAAACCTTCACCACACCGCAGCGCGGATCCTCGTGGTGAAGAAGAACAAGGCCGTCCTCACGAAGCTCGTCAAGGACCTCAAGCAGATCCACGGGATCCTGGGGGAGCTGCCGACCCTCATCATCGACGACGAGTCCGACCAGGCCTCCGTGAACACCTCGGACCCGAAGAAGTGGGAACGGGGAAGCACCGAGCGCACGGCCATCAACGGCTTGATATCCAAACTCCTGGGACTGCTCCCGCGAGCCCAGTACATCGGCTACACCGCGACGCCCTTCGCCAATGTCTTCATCGATCCCGGTGACGAGGAGGACATCTTCCCGCGCGACTTCCTGATCTCCCTCCCCCGTCCCACCGGTTACATGGGTGTTCAGGACTTCCACGACCTGGACGGCATCGACGACGGTGAGGGTGGGGCCGAGCAGAGGCACGTCCGTGGGATCCATGACTCCACGGGCGACCGCCTTCAGGAAGCCTTGGACGCCTTCGTCCTCACAGGCGCTCTGAAGTGCTACCGCGTCGCCCACGGCGTCTCCTCCGAATCGTTCCGGCACCACACGATGCTCGTGCACGAATCGGTCCGGATGGCCGAGCACACCGAACTCGCCCTACGCATCAACACCATGTGGCACAACGCCGCGTACACACACTCTGAGGGCCACGCACGCCTGGCCCACCTCTTCGAGAAGGACTTTCGCCCCCACGCGGACGGAGCCGCCCTACCCACCCCCGCGACATACGACGAACTGAAGCCGCACCTCAAAGAGGCACGCCACCTCATCAACAAGGGCGGCGGGCCTGTCATCGTCGTCAACGGCGACAGCGAACGCGATTACACCCAGCCCGACCTGGACTTCGATCGCACCCCGAACGTCTGGAAGATCCTGGTCGGCGGCACGAAGCTGTCCCGTGGCTTCACGGTCGCGGGCCTGACGATCACGTACTACCGTCGCACGACGCAGCAGGCCGACACCCTGATGCAGATGGGCCGATGGTTCGGCTTCCGGCACGGGTACCGTGATCTTGTGCGGCTGTACATCGGTAGGGAGGAGACCCTCGGCCGTGGCCGCAACGCCAAGACGGTCGACCTGTACGAGGCCTTCGAGGCGATCTGCCGCGACGAGGAACTCTTCCGCGCCGAACTGGCCCGCTACGCCCCCTTGGTGAACGGCCGCCCCCAGGTCACCCCCGCCCAGATCCCGCCGCTGGTGGCCCAGCATCTGCCGTGGGTGAAGCCATCGGCACGGAACAAGATGTTCAACGCGCAGCTGGTGGAGGTGCGATCGCCGGGTGTCTGGGAGGAGCCCACGGCCTACCCCGAGGATCCTGACGCCCTGCGTCACAACACGGAGTGCTGGGCACCGGTTCTCGGGGCTCTCTCGCATGCTCCCGTCTCTCTCGGCCTGGACGGCGGTCCGCAGTACGACGCGCGGGTGGGCACGGTGTCGCACCAGGACCTGCTCACGGTGCTGTGCGACCTGCGCTGGTCCGCGCCGGCGCAGTTCTCGCCCCACCTGGAGTTCCTGCTGGACGCCGGACAGGAATCGGGCACGATCGACGACTGGTTCGTGATCGCTCCGATGCAGACGTCCGTTCGCCGCAGCGAGGTGCGCATTCTGGGGCACGGCCCCTTCTCCCTGGCCCGCCGCAAGCGCCGCCGAGGGTCTCTGTTCGGCGCGATCCGCGATCCCAAGCATGTCGCGGCTGCGAAGCGTCTGGCCGGGGCCTCGAACCTGACCGGAAACGCAACCGTCGAGCAGCACGTCCGTCCGCGTCGAGGTGCGCTGGTGCTCTATCCCGTGATGGAATCCGAACCCCGGATCCTGTCCGACGGATCGGTCGATCCGCGTGACCTGATCATGGCCTTCGCCTTCGTCGCCCCGCCGTCGACTGCGCGGGGTGACCGTGCCTTGGTGCGGTTCCGTGCGATCGACTCGACCAGGGCGGAAGCTGCGATTATCGACTGTGACGACATGGGTTCGTGA
- a CDS encoding very short patch repair endonuclease, which produces MSRQASKDTEIELAVRRRLHAAGLRYRVEYPVPGMARRRIDVAFTRAKVAVLIDGCFWHGCPQHATHPKSNAEWWRRKLDRNMARDLETTEHLTAAGWTVLRFWEHEDPENVAARVKAAVERRLA; this is translated from the coding sequence ATGAGCAGGCAAGCGAGCAAGGACACGGAAATCGAGCTGGCCGTGCGACGGCGGCTGCACGCGGCCGGGCTGCGCTATCGCGTGGAGTACCCGGTGCCGGGCATGGCGCGGCGGCGTATCGACGTGGCGTTCACCCGTGCCAAGGTGGCCGTCCTGATCGACGGGTGCTTCTGGCACGGATGCCCCCAGCACGCCACGCACCCGAAGTCGAACGCTGAGTGGTGGCGCAGGAAGCTGGACCGGAACATGGCTCGTGATCTGGAGACTACGGAACACCTGACCGCGGCGGGATGGACGGTGTTGCGGTTCTGGGAGCATGAAGATCCGGAAAATGTGGCCGCTCGGGTGAAGGCGGCCGTGGAACGGCGTCTGGCGTAA